One window from the genome of Sulfodiicoccus acidiphilus encodes:
- the serS gene encoding serine--tRNA ligase, whose product MSWSVLELLRSDVNRLKSEMRKRLMDESLATKAAELDQRWRSMLKEVDRLRHEHNKITREVASSPRELRQTKIEEAKRLLQELQQKEKELEEIERERELALMVLPNIVHESVPVGDESASIPVRFHGRFKVFKEDMEAFKAQLNGAEVDYEVLQWRPRPHADMLENVLKLGNTNKAGEVAGSRFYYLFDDLVWLDMALIAYAVDFMTRKGFSLVLPPYMLRGPVVKAIIDFDTFKDAIYKVEAEDLYLISTAEHPVAALYSNENIERSSLPIRLVGVSPAFRREAGAANKDLKGIFRVHQFHKVEQFVFSDPSQSWQIHEELISNSEEMFSELGLPYRVINIASGDLGACAAKKYDLEVWMPAQAKFREMVSCSNCLDWQAYRLKIRYVEKTGEKGFVHTLNSTALATTRTITAILENYQKEDGTVEIPRVLRRYLEHFEAAPKEVLRPSKGRP is encoded by the coding sequence ATGTCATGGAGCGTTCTAGAACTGCTGCGGAGTGATGTGAATAGACTCAAGAGTGAAATGAGGAAGCGCCTAATGGACGAGTCTTTAGCGACCAAGGCAGCCGAGCTTGATCAAAGGTGGAGGTCTATGTTAAAGGAAGTGGACAGGCTTAGGCATGAGCACAACAAAATCACGCGGGAGGTGGCCTCTTCTCCAAGAGAACTCCGACAGACGAAGATTGAAGAGGCGAAGCGCCTCCTGCAGGAGTTACAGCAAAAGGAGAAAGAACTAGAGGAGATTGAGAGGGAGAGGGAGCTGGCATTAATGGTCCTACCAAATATAGTTCATGAGTCTGTCCCTGTTGGAGACGAGAGTGCCAGCATTCCCGTAAGATTTCACGGGAGGTTCAAGGTCTTCAAGGAGGACATGGAGGCATTCAAGGCACAGTTAAACGGTGCTGAAGTGGACTATGAGGTTCTTCAATGGAGGCCCCGTCCTCACGCTGATATGTTGGAAAACGTGCTGAAGCTCGGCAATACGAATAAGGCTGGGGAAGTGGCCGGCTCGAGGTTCTATTACCTTTTCGACGACCTAGTCTGGTTAGATATGGCGTTGATAGCCTACGCAGTGGATTTCATGACTAGGAAAGGATTCAGTCTGGTCCTACCTCCCTACATGCTCAGGGGTCCCGTAGTAAAAGCCATAATAGACTTCGACACGTTCAAGGACGCCATATATAAGGTCGAGGCTGAGGACCTATACCTTATATCTACGGCCGAACATCCCGTGGCTGCTCTCTACTCCAACGAGAACATAGAGAGATCCTCCCTTCCGATTAGGCTAGTAGGGGTCAGCCCAGCCTTCAGAAGGGAGGCCGGAGCAGCAAACAAGGACCTGAAGGGGATTTTCAGAGTACATCAATTCCACAAAGTGGAACAGTTCGTCTTCTCCGACCCTAGTCAGAGTTGGCAGATTCACGAAGAGTTAATCTCTAACTCAGAGGAAATGTTTAGCGAACTCGGCCTGCCCTACAGAGTAATTAACATAGCGTCCGGAGATCTCGGTGCATGTGCAGCTAAGAAGTACGACTTAGAAGTTTGGATGCCCGCGCAGGCAAAGTTCAGGGAGATGGTGAGTTGCAGCAATTGTCTCGACTGGCAGGCCTACAGACTGAAGATAAGGTATGTGGAGAAGACGGGGGAAAAGGGATTTGTTCATACTTTGAATAGCACAGCCCTGGCCACCACGAGAACAATAACGGCTATACTGGAAAACTATCAGAAGGAAGATGGAACAGTGGAAATTCCAAGAGTCCTCAGAAGATATCTGGAACATTTCGAGGCAGCTCCTAAGGAAGTACTCAGGCCATCTAAGGGAAGGCCTTGA
- a CDS encoding metal-sulfur cluster assembly factor → MSHSNAQVNKEEWKAKIMDALTQVYDPEIPVDIVNLGLIYDLKIEDDGKVYIKIGLTAPGCPVIDDLVYTVDAVIRESVPAPDVKVDVDMETQWNPMKMSAQGREKFKKMYGYDIVEMWVQTYGMPIEEQRA, encoded by the coding sequence ATGTCACATTCAAATGCACAGGTGAACAAGGAAGAGTGGAAGGCCAAGATAATGGACGCGTTGACTCAGGTCTACGATCCGGAGATCCCAGTTGACATTGTGAACCTGGGTCTAATTTACGATCTGAAGATAGAAGACGATGGGAAGGTCTACATAAAGATTGGTCTGACGGCCCCGGGATGCCCTGTCATCGACGACTTAGTCTATACCGTTGACGCTGTTATAAGGGAAAGTGTTCCGGCTCCTGATGTCAAAGTGGATGTGGACATGGAAACACAGTGGAATCCCATGAAAATGAGTGCCCAAGGCAGAGAGAAGTTCAAGAAAATGTATGGTTACGACATAGTGGAGATGTGGGTCCAGACTTACGGCATGCCGATAGAGGAGCAGAGGGCGTAA
- the hisI gene encoding phosphoribosyl-AMP cyclohydrolase, producing MRLSKEEAARIVESLNYRHEEGTVVAVVQDNHSLEVLMVASVNREALFKTLTTGLLHFWSLSRHSLWLKGETSGNYQLLVDFKVDCDADAVLFKVEPKGPACHTMNRSCFYRGYGELTADRSSKH from the coding sequence TTGAGGCTCTCAAAGGAAGAGGCCGCCAGGATCGTCGAATCTCTTAACTACCGACATGAGGAAGGAACTGTAGTTGCTGTAGTTCAAGATAACCACAGTCTGGAAGTTCTGATGGTCGCCAGTGTGAATAGAGAGGCCCTCTTCAAGACACTCACTACGGGCTTGCTTCACTTCTGGTCCTTGAGCAGGCACTCCCTTTGGTTGAAAGGCGAGACCAGTGGAAATTACCAGTTATTGGTAGACTTCAAGGTGGACTGCGACGCTGACGCAGTTTTATTTAAGGTGGAGCCCAAGGGACCGGCTTGTCACACCATGAATAGGAGCTGCTTCTACCGTGGGTACGGCGAGCTGACAGCCGACAGATCGAGCAAACATTGA
- the hisH gene encoding imidazole glycerol phosphate synthase subunit HisH: MRALVVNYGVGNLFSISSALRRKGLEVDIGTELTNSYDLLVFPGVGAFSAVSKFLNSRRDQLNELKESGSRFFGVCLGMQVMFQSGSEGGRSEGLGWLKGVVDKLVNSPKLPHIGWDRLIETKPSILIEGLEGKYFYFVHSYAAYDVDNDYVRGFSVYGVKFPAVVEKDSLVGTQFHPEKSGASGSLFLDNLMRWLKR, from the coding sequence GTGAGGGCCCTAGTGGTGAACTACGGTGTGGGAAATTTGTTCAGCATATCTTCAGCGCTCAGAAGGAAGGGCCTCGAGGTGGACATTGGCACAGAGCTAACGAACTCTTACGATCTCCTCGTGTTTCCCGGTGTAGGTGCGTTCTCCGCAGTCTCCAAGTTCCTGAACTCGAGGAGAGATCAACTCAACGAACTCAAGGAGAGTGGTTCGAGGTTTTTCGGGGTATGTCTGGGAATGCAGGTAATGTTCCAGTCGGGGAGCGAGGGCGGCAGGAGTGAGGGGCTAGGCTGGCTAAAGGGCGTTGTGGACAAGCTTGTTAACTCTCCCAAGTTGCCTCACATAGGTTGGGACAGATTAATTGAGACTAAGCCCTCTATCCTAATTGAGGGGTTGGAGGGCAAATACTTCTACTTTGTTCACAGTTACGCAGCGTACGACGTCGATAATGATTATGTGAGGGGTTTCTCTGTGTATGGTGTGAAGTTCCCAGCTGTAGTAGAGAAGGATAGTTTGGTTGGCACTCAGTTCCATCCTGAGAAGAGCGGAGCCAGTGGCTCTCTCTTTCTTGACAACTTAATGAGGTGGTTGAAACGTTGA
- the hisE gene encoding phosphoribosyl-ATP diphosphatase translates to MSEVLDQLYSTILQRIREKPEGSYTVELWRKGKGYVARKVGEESVEVVVASLSEGKERTVSEIADLLYHMLVLMAMNDISPEEVYAEIRRRMR, encoded by the coding sequence ATGAGTGAGGTTCTAGACCAACTGTACTCCACGATCCTCCAAAGAATCAGGGAGAAGCCAGAGGGTAGCTACACTGTAGAACTGTGGAGGAAAGGTAAGGGCTACGTGGCTAGAAAAGTGGGCGAGGAGTCCGTAGAAGTGGTTGTGGCGTCGCTCTCTGAGGGAAAGGAAAGGACAGTCAGTGAGATAGCAGATCTCCTCTACCACATGTTAGTCCTTATGGCAATGAACGATATTAGTCCAGAGGAAGTCTATGCAGAGATAAGGAGGCGGATGAGGTGA
- a CDS encoding histidinol dehydrogenase produces MDLSRSLSPEHLSLHVKDAEAYVSEVRNAGIVTLGDTPPALVDYCAGPSHVLPTSGWARFRGGLSIYDFLKQRAVVRAKGIEKDLWSAAVDIANYEGFMWHGRSIGARYE; encoded by the coding sequence ATTGATCTGTCAAGGTCACTTTCTCCAGAACACTTATCGCTTCATGTGAAAGACGCAGAGGCTTACGTCTCTGAAGTTAGGAACGCCGGCATCGTAACTCTAGGCGACACACCACCCGCCCTAGTGGATTACTGCGCAGGTCCAAGTCATGTGTTACCAACTTCTGGGTGGGCACGCTTTAGAGGAGGTCTCTCCATTTACGACTTTTTAAAGCAACGAGCTGTCGTGAGAGCTAAAGGCATTGAGAAGGACCTTTGGTCTGCAGCCGTTGACATCGCAAACTACGAAGGCTTCATGTGGCACGGAAGGAGCATAGGTGCTAGGTATGAGTGA
- the hisD gene encoding histidinol dehydrogenase, with amino-acid sequence MIYHTLPDRRSDIGDYVEKVRAIVNEVRQGGDNALIKLTERLDGVKLSTVKATKEEIDEASAKLPHRIATDIDVIFKHLYDFHSQTKPPNQGISQSNLVIDLVWEPIRRVGIYVPKGRNSYPSTLLMTGVPAIVAGVDELYVASAPSVSGLDPAVAYISKKMGVREIYRLGGPQAIAAMAFGTESVAKVDKIVGPGGLFVQAAKLLVSQWVGIDGIEGPTELVIVADESADSRLVAHDLLAQAEHGPNTVLVLLSTSEAVLKEVERAIQSSGSPRMAIT; translated from the coding sequence TTGATATATCATACCTTACCTGACAGAAGAAGCGACATCGGCGATTACGTAGAGAAGGTTAGGGCCATAGTTAATGAAGTACGCCAAGGCGGCGACAATGCTCTCATTAAGCTAACGGAGAGGCTTGACGGCGTGAAGTTAAGCACGGTAAAGGCAACGAAGGAGGAAATTGACGAAGCCTCAGCTAAGCTACCACATAGAATAGCAACCGACATAGACGTTATATTCAAGCACCTTTACGATTTCCACTCTCAAACTAAGCCTCCTAACCAAGGAATAAGTCAATCTAATCTAGTGATCGATCTAGTGTGGGAGCCCATTCGCAGGGTCGGGATTTACGTACCCAAAGGCAGGAATTCTTACCCTTCAACCCTGCTCATGACAGGTGTCCCTGCTATTGTGGCGGGAGTGGATGAGCTTTACGTCGCCTCCGCCCCATCCGTTTCCGGTCTAGATCCTGCTGTCGCCTATATTTCCAAGAAAATGGGGGTGAGGGAAATCTACAGACTAGGAGGCCCGCAGGCCATAGCAGCAATGGCCTTTGGGACAGAGAGTGTGGCCAAGGTAGACAAAATTGTCGGCCCTGGGGGGTTATTTGTTCAGGCAGCTAAGCTATTGGTGAGTCAATGGGTGGGAATAGATGGAATAGAGGGGCCCACGGAGTTGGTGATAGTTGCTGACGAGAGTGCTGATTCCAGACTAGTGGCACATGACCTACTTGCACAAGCTGAGCACGGGCCTAATACAGTTCTAGTTCTTCTGAGCACCTCCGAGGCAGTTCTAAAAGAGGTTGAGAGAGCGATCCAATCTAGTGGCTCCCCGAGAATGGCTATCACTTAG
- the hisF gene encoding imidazole glycerol phosphate synthase subunit HisF, producing MTTKRIIPCLDVKWGRVVKGVKFLNLRDEGDPAELASRYEEEGADELVFLDVTATVEGRGTLLESVKSAASVVSIPLTVGGGVRSVQDASSLFSAGADKVSLNTAAVENPNLVTQIAREFGSQAVVVAIDAKRSSSGWKVHVKSGSVATELDVVWWGTKVVQLGAGEILLTSIDRDGTREGYDVELTRAVTSSVNVPVIASGGAGKPEHILQVLTEGGADAALAAGMFHDGVTTVSAVKRFLLSYGVEVRP from the coding sequence ATGACGACCAAACGCATAATACCATGCTTGGACGTGAAGTGGGGGAGAGTGGTTAAGGGGGTAAAATTCCTGAACCTAAGGGATGAGGGGGATCCAGCGGAGCTCGCCTCACGCTACGAGGAGGAAGGAGCAGATGAGTTAGTATTCCTAGACGTTACGGCGACTGTGGAAGGGCGAGGGACCCTCCTAGAGTCCGTTAAGTCAGCGGCCAGCGTCGTTTCCATCCCATTAACCGTAGGGGGAGGTGTCAGGTCCGTTCAGGATGCCAGTTCCCTCTTTTCCGCTGGGGCTGACAAAGTGAGTCTAAACACCGCCGCAGTAGAGAACCCAAATTTAGTCACCCAGATAGCGCGAGAGTTCGGCTCACAGGCTGTAGTAGTCGCGATAGACGCCAAAAGGAGCTCCAGCGGCTGGAAGGTGCACGTGAAGTCCGGCTCCGTGGCCACAGAGTTGGACGTAGTATGGTGGGGGACCAAGGTGGTTCAGTTGGGAGCCGGGGAGATCCTTTTGACTAGCATAGATAGAGACGGTACTAGGGAAGGGTATGATGTGGAGTTAACGCGTGCCGTGACTTCCTCAGTTAACGTTCCAGTAATCGCCAGTGGAGGCGCAGGGAAACCTGAACACATTCTCCAAGTCTTAACAGAAGGAGGAGCTGACGCTGCATTAGCTGCGGGCATGTTTCACGATGGAGTGACCACGGTGTCTGCTGTAAAACGCTTCCTCTTGTCATATGGAGTTGAGGTCAGGCCTTGA
- the hisB gene encoding imidazoleglycerol-phosphate dehydratase HisB, protein MSRRRETRETVVELSIDIDSPGPIEVKTPVPFLNHMLYTLLFYMRTSATLSATDKLGYDDHHVVEDCAIVLGDALRELLGDRASIARFASVVVPMDDALVLAAVDISGRGEGFVKLDLSRENIGGMSTENVEHFMKTLARRAEVTLHLRQLDGSNVHHIIEAGFKAVGMALYQATRKTEEGVFSTKGML, encoded by the coding sequence CTGAGCAGGAGGAGAGAGACGAGAGAGACGGTGGTGGAGTTGTCGATAGATATAGATTCTCCAGGCCCAATTGAAGTGAAAACACCTGTCCCCTTTCTAAATCACATGCTTTACACCCTACTGTTCTACATGAGGACCAGTGCCACTCTGTCAGCTACCGATAAACTAGGTTACGACGACCACCACGTGGTCGAGGACTGCGCTATCGTATTGGGAGATGCTTTGAGGGAACTGTTGGGAGACAGAGCAAGTATAGCTCGCTTCGCCAGCGTTGTGGTACCCATGGATGACGCTTTGGTTTTGGCTGCGGTGGACATCTCAGGTAGGGGAGAAGGTTTCGTGAAATTAGACTTGTCGCGAGAGAATATAGGGGGAATGTCGACAGAAAACGTAGAACATTTCATGAAAACCTTAGCAAGACGGGCCGAAGTCACCTTGCATCTAAGGCAGCTGGACGGAAGCAACGTCCACCACATAATAGAGGCGGGCTTCAAAGCAGTGGGGATGGCTCTTTACCAGGCAACTAGGAAAACCGAAGAGGGAGTTTTCAGTACGAAGGGGATGCTATGA
- the hisA gene encoding 1-(5-phosphoribosyl)-5-((5-phosphoribosylamino)methylideneamino)imidazole-4-carboxamide isomerase — translation MKVIPALDVSSRLVVKRVRGIPGTGLVVGDPMKVAREVLEEGYDSLHLVDLDAAAGTGDNSATLLKVLKLPFKWIQVGGGVRSLDRANLYLKSGASAIVFSTLPFTDPEKFDYITREIGKDKVLVSLDYANGRILTRGWTVSSISLDQAISKVGKMDVKGTVLTHVGTEGTEGGVDEGALIVAKGLRGLKEYAGGVSTMEHLLKIKSAGFDAVLLGMAFHDRKLRGVVDV, via the coding sequence GTGAAAGTAATTCCTGCACTTGACGTCAGCAGTAGATTGGTTGTTAAGAGAGTGAGGGGGATTCCTGGGACGGGATTAGTTGTAGGCGATCCGATGAAGGTAGCACGAGAGGTCCTAGAAGAAGGTTACGATTCACTGCACTTAGTCGACTTAGATGCCGCAGCTGGAACAGGAGACAACAGTGCCACTCTACTCAAAGTTCTCAAACTCCCCTTCAAGTGGATCCAAGTTGGTGGAGGTGTGAGAAGCTTAGATAGAGCTAACCTTTACTTGAAGTCAGGTGCGAGTGCTATAGTGTTTTCAACTTTGCCCTTCACGGATCCTGAGAAGTTTGATTATATAACGAGGGAAATTGGAAAAGATAAGGTCTTAGTTTCATTGGACTACGCTAACGGGCGAATATTAACGCGGGGGTGGACAGTATCCAGCATCTCGCTCGATCAGGCCATATCCAAGGTAGGCAAAATGGATGTGAAGGGAACTGTGCTGACTCACGTCGGAACTGAGGGAACCGAGGGCGGGGTGGACGAGGGCGCCTTAATCGTAGCTAAAGGCCTCCGTGGGCTTAAGGAATATGCGGGCGGGGTCTCCACGATGGAACACTTACTTAAGATCAAGAGTGCTGGATTTGATGCGGTCTTATTAGGAATGGCCTTTCATGACAGGAAGTTGAGGGGTGTAGTAGACGTCTAG